Proteins from a genomic interval of Odontesthes bonariensis isolate fOdoBon6 chromosome 7, fOdoBon6.hap1, whole genome shotgun sequence:
- the LOC142384771 gene encoding nuclear receptor-interacting protein 3-like codes for MLTGMRRENRENSEVLDARRLKQAIQFFHRDSADLLPLDGLKKLGTSTQGQPHNILQKRLLEAKLSRGRVKMCGVSANSGGVLLTCRRLSSNEDEKDEDDFIHVACKCFGQEVKVLIDTGFKLNLMSSRTVERLGLKEMVQESKMETDGFPFQRNLCIDGLIEELSLTIGQLRIMCSFVVVESTKPLMSLGSKTLKSHKCVIDTERQMLVFGTTVREQVQFTKKPFNER; via the exons ATGCTCACAGGGATGCGGAGGGAAAACCGGGAGAACTCGGAGGTTCTGGATGCCAGGAGGCTGAAACAAGCGATCCAGTTCTTCCACAGAGACTCGGCTGATCTGCTGCCTTTGGACGGACTGAAGAAACTCGGGACGTCGACACAGGGG CAGCCACACAACATCCTCCAGAAGCGGCTGCTGGAGGCCAAGCTGTCCCGGGGAAGGGTGAAGATGTGCGGGGTCTCCGCAAACAGTGGAGGAGTGCTTCTAACTTGTCGTCGTTTGAGTTCAAATGAGGATGAGAAGGATGAAGATGACTTCATCCATGTGGCCTGCAAA TGTTTCGGACAGGAAGTGAAAGTTCTGATTGACACCGGCTTCAAGCTGAACCTGATGTCCTCACGGACTGTGGAGAGATTAGG TTTGAAAGAAATGGTCCAAGAGAGCAAAATGGAGACGGATGGCTTTCCATTTCAGCGTAACCTTTGCATTGACGGGCTCATCGAGGAGCTCAGCCTGACCATCGGACAACTCAGAATAATGTGTTCATTTGTTGTCGTGG AAAGTACCAAGCCGCTCATGTCCCTGGGCAGCAAGACTTTAAAGTCCCACAAG TGTGTAATTGACACTGAGCGGCAGATGCTAGTCTTCGGAACAACCGTGAGAGAGCAGGTGCAGTTCACCAAAAAGCCGTTCAATGAAAGGTAA